A region from the Palaemon carinicauda isolate YSFRI2023 chromosome 9, ASM3689809v2, whole genome shotgun sequence genome encodes:
- the LOC137646638 gene encoding uncharacterized protein, whose protein sequence is MTAKMLGTQEFKKRPTSILQPEVKDVSIYNTAIKLRTSASYSAKKLRTSEFYTAKELRTSASYTAKKLKTSTSYSAKKLRTSASYSAKKLRTSTFYSVKKLRALESCTAKKLRTSASYTAKKLKTSTSYSAKKLRTSTSYSTKNLRTSASYSAKMLRTSASYTDKRLRTSASYTAKKLRTSASYSAKKLRTSKSYTAKKLRT, encoded by the exons ATGACTGCTAAGATGTTGGGAAC CCAagaatttaaaaaaaggccaacgTCTATACTACAGCCAGAAGTTAAGGACGTTAGCATTTATAACACTGCCATTAAGTTAAGAACGTCAGCATCTTACTCTGCCAAAAAGTTAAGGACGTCAGAATTTTACACTGCCAAAGAATTAAGAACGTCAGCATCTTACACTGCCAAGAAGTTGAAAACATCAACATCTTACTCTGCCAAGAAGTTAAGAACATCAGCATCTTACTCTGCCAAAAAGTTAAGAACATCAACATTTTACTCTGTCAAAAAGTTAAGGGCGTTAGAATCTTGCACTGCCAAAAAATTAAGAACGTCAGCGTCTTACACTGCCAAGAAGTTGAAAACATCAACATCTTACTCTGCCAAGAAGTTAAGAACATCAACATCTTACTCTACCAAAAATTTAAGGACGTCAGCATCTTACTCTGCCAAAATGTTAAGAACATCAGCATCTTATACTGACAAAAGGTTAAGAACATCCGCATCCTACACTGCTAAGAAGTTAAGAACATCAGCATCTTACTCCGCCAAAAAGTTAAGGACGTCAAAATCTTACACTGCCAAAAAATTAAGAACGTGA